In the Corynebacterium gerontici genome, one interval contains:
- the recF gene encoding DNA replication/repair protein RecF (All proteins in this family for which functions are known are DNA-binding proteins that assist the filamentation of RecA onto DNA for the initiation of recombination or recombinational repair.) yields the protein MYLRHLELQNFRSWKDCRIDLKPGVHLFVGRNGFGKTNIVEAIGYVSHLGSHRVSGDGPLVRQGQEQARISATAVNQGRELTAHLLLKRRGANLGQINRTRLKSPRELLGVVQSVLFSPEDLALVRGEPEERRRYLDHVIASQRPRLAGIKADYNHVLRQRNSLLKSANVALRRGYGGSGESALLTLDTWDAQLAALGGHLMQARIELIGQLQPLVHEAYARIAPESRPASISYKPSVSLVGVDETSPEILEALMLAELGVKRDKEIDRGMSLVGPHRDDLDVLLGDYPAKGFASHGETWSMALALRLAEFEVLRSMGTDPVLILDDVFAELDAKRRQRLVEVTQEAEQVLITAAVGDDLPDGLQSTEVHRHQVSMEDTEEGRISLLDA from the coding sequence GTGTATTTACGACACCTCGAATTGCAGAACTTCCGCTCTTGGAAGGATTGTCGCATCGACCTCAAGCCGGGAGTGCACCTCTTTGTTGGCCGCAACGGCTTTGGCAAAACCAATATCGTCGAAGCCATCGGGTACGTCTCGCACCTGGGCTCCCACAGAGTCTCGGGTGATGGGCCGTTAGTTCGCCAGGGTCAAGAGCAGGCGCGAATCTCTGCCACTGCGGTGAATCAAGGTCGTGAACTCACCGCGCACTTATTGCTTAAACGTCGCGGAGCGAACTTGGGGCAGATCAATCGAACCCGCCTCAAATCGCCACGGGAACTGCTCGGAGTGGTGCAAAGCGTGCTGTTTTCTCCGGAGGATCTGGCTCTGGTTCGAGGCGAACCGGAAGAGCGCCGCAGATACCTGGATCATGTCATTGCCTCTCAGCGTCCGCGTCTGGCCGGGATCAAGGCCGACTACAACCATGTGCTGCGCCAAAGAAACTCCTTGCTCAAAAGTGCAAATGTGGCTCTGCGCAGGGGCTATGGGGGCAGTGGTGAGTCGGCGTTGCTCACGCTGGATACCTGGGATGCACAACTTGCAGCGCTCGGTGGGCATCTGATGCAGGCGCGAATTGAGCTGATTGGGCAGCTTCAGCCACTGGTGCACGAGGCCTATGCGCGTATCGCTCCCGAATCGCGTCCCGCTAGCATCAGCTATAAGCCGTCGGTATCCCTTGTCGGGGTCGATGAAACGAGCCCGGAGATCCTTGAAGCGCTCATGCTGGCTGAATTGGGCGTCAAGCGGGATAAAGAGATTGATCGAGGCATGTCACTGGTGGGGCCTCATCGCGATGACCTCGATGTGTTGCTCGGCGATTATCCCGCCAAAGGCTTTGCCAGCCACGGTGAAACCTGGTCGATGGCGTTGGCGTTGCGCCTGGCGGAATTTGAGGTGCTGCGATCCATGGGAACGGATCCGGTACTGATACTGGACGACGTATTCGCGGAGCTCGACGCCAAGCGGCGCCAGCGGCTCGTGGAGGTCACCCAGGAAGCAGAGCAGGTCCTGATCACCGCGGCAGTAGGTGATGATCTGCCCGATGGGCTGCAAAGCACCGAGGTACACCGGCACCAGGTGAGCATGGAAGATACGGAAGAAGGAAGGATCTCGTTGCTCGATGCATGA
- a CDS encoding DciA family protein, translating to MHEPDDPIAAAFQHMRQEAKRRSGYLPKLPQKARSMDGFAASSSNEQGESGERGTSKSKGIGRPTGKDGRALPRNNVQGIGQVIQREVRKRGWQKELASALVLNHWEELVGEQVAAHTKVEMVKDRKLFLSCDSTVWASNLRLMQRQILQKIHAEVGPDIITELRIFGPQAPSWRHGPLHVKGRGPRDTYG from the coding sequence ATGCATGAACCTGACGATCCGATCGCCGCGGCATTCCAGCATATGCGCCAGGAAGCCAAACGACGCAGCGGCTACCTGCCCAAACTGCCTCAGAAGGCGCGCTCCATGGATGGATTTGCCGCGTCCAGCTCCAATGAACAGGGTGAAAGTGGGGAGCGGGGGACGTCGAAAAGCAAGGGCATAGGCCGCCCCACAGGAAAAGATGGACGGGCGTTGCCTCGCAATAATGTGCAAGGCATCGGGCAAGTGATTCAGCGGGAGGTGCGCAAACGCGGCTGGCAAAAGGAGCTGGCGAGCGCGCTGGTGCTCAACCACTGGGAGGAGCTGGTGGGGGAGCAGGTGGCGGCGCACACCAAGGTGGAGATGGTGAAAGATCGCAAACTGTTTCTCAGTTGTGATTCCACGGTGTGGGCGAGCAATCTGCGGCTAATGCAGCGGCAGATCTTGCAGAAGATTCACGCAGAAGTGGGGCCAGATATCATCACTGAACTGCGTATTTTCGGCCCGCAGGCGCCGAGTTGGCGTCATGGTCCGCTGCACGTGAAGGGGCGCGGGCCGCGCGATACTTACGGATAA
- the gyrB gene encoding DNA topoisomerase (ATP-hydrolyzing) subunit B produces the protein MANAQHEYGASSITILEGLEAVRKRPGMYIGSTGERGLHHLVWEVVDNSVDEAMAGYADRVDVTILADGGIEVVDNGRGIPVEMHPTGAPTVQVVMTQLHAGGKFDSESYAVSGGLHGVGISVVNALSTRVEADIKRDGKHWLQNFSNAVPDPLVEGGNARGTGTTIRFWADPEIFETTTYSFDTISRRLQEMAFLNKGLTITLTDKRATDEELELEALAESGDTAENVSLDKLDEDGDKNLDAPKPEKKKEKKKTFYYPNGLEDYVAHLNKTKTPIHPSIVSFEGKGEEHEVEVAMQWNSGYSQSVHTFANTINTFEGGTHEEGFRAALTSLMNRYARDHKLLKDKEPNLTGDDCREGLAAVISVRVSDPQFEGQTKTKLGNTEVKGFVQRMVNEHVSDWLDANPAEAKTIINKAVSSAHARVAARKARDLVRRKSVNDLGGLPGKLADCRSKDPVKSELYIVEGDSAGGSAKSGRDSLYQAILPLRGKILNVEKARLDKVLKNNEVQAIITALGTGIHDEFDIKKLRYHKIVLMADADVDGQHIATLLLTLLFRFMPELIEDGHVFLAQPPLYKLKWAKGEPGFAYSDRERDEQLAEGLAAGRKINKDDGIQRYKGLGEMNAKELWETTMDPTVRTLRRVNLEDAAAADELFSILMGDDVVARRSFITRNARDVRFLDI, from the coding sequence GTGGCTAACGCTCAGCATGAATACGGCGCCTCATCGATCACCATCCTCGAGGGCCTCGAGGCGGTTCGCAAGCGTCCGGGCATGTACATCGGTTCCACAGGCGAGCGCGGATTGCACCACCTTGTCTGGGAAGTTGTAGACAACTCCGTTGACGAGGCGATGGCGGGCTATGCCGACCGCGTGGACGTCACCATCCTCGCTGATGGCGGCATTGAGGTCGTGGACAACGGCCGTGGTATCCCCGTCGAAATGCACCCAACGGGTGCGCCCACCGTGCAGGTGGTTATGACGCAGCTCCACGCAGGCGGCAAGTTCGACTCCGAATCCTACGCGGTGTCGGGCGGTCTGCACGGTGTGGGTATCTCGGTGGTCAACGCGCTGTCGACTCGTGTTGAGGCGGACATTAAGCGCGACGGCAAGCACTGGTTGCAGAACTTCAGCAATGCGGTGCCGGATCCCCTGGTTGAGGGCGGTAATGCGCGTGGCACTGGTACCACGATCCGTTTCTGGGCTGACCCGGAGATTTTTGAGACCACCACGTATAGCTTTGACACGATCTCGCGTCGTCTGCAGGAGATGGCCTTCCTGAATAAGGGCCTGACCATCACGCTGACGGATAAGCGTGCCACGGATGAAGAGTTAGAGCTCGAAGCGCTGGCTGAATCCGGCGATACCGCCGAGAACGTGTCGCTGGACAAGCTGGACGAGGACGGCGATAAGAACCTCGACGCGCCGAAGCCGGAGAAGAAGAAGGAAAAGAAAAAGACCTTCTACTATCCCAATGGTCTTGAGGATTATGTCGCGCACCTGAACAAGACCAAAACCCCGATCCACCCCTCCATCGTGTCCTTCGAGGGCAAGGGAGAAGAGCACGAGGTTGAGGTGGCGATGCAGTGGAACTCTGGCTATTCCCAGAGTGTGCACACCTTCGCCAACACCATTAATACTTTTGAGGGTGGCACCCACGAAGAGGGTTTCCGCGCCGCGCTGACGTCTTTGATGAATCGCTACGCTCGCGATCACAAGCTGCTCAAGGACAAGGAGCCGAACCTCACCGGCGATGACTGCCGTGAGGGTTTGGCCGCTGTGATTTCGGTGCGCGTTTCGGACCCGCAGTTCGAGGGTCAGACTAAGACGAAGCTGGGCAATACTGAGGTCAAGGGCTTCGTGCAGCGCATGGTCAATGAGCACGTTTCCGATTGGCTGGACGCGAACCCGGCTGAGGCGAAGACGATCATTAATAAGGCCGTATCCTCCGCGCATGCTCGTGTGGCTGCCCGCAAGGCTCGCGATTTGGTGCGCCGTAAGTCGGTCAATGATCTGGGTGGGCTGCCCGGTAAACTCGCCGATTGCCGTTCCAAGGATCCGGTGAAGTCTGAGCTTTACATCGTGGAGGGTGACTCCGCAGGTGGTTCGGCTAAGTCCGGTCGCGATTCGCTCTACCAGGCAATTTTGCCGCTGCGAGGCAAGATCCTCAACGTGGAAAAGGCGCGCCTGGACAAGGTGCTGAAGAATAACGAGGTTCAGGCGATCATCACGGCGCTGGGCACCGGTATTCACGATGAGTTCGACATCAAGAAGCTGCGCTATCACAAGATTGTGCTAATGGCCGACGCCGACGTGGACGGCCAGCACATCGCCACGCTGCTGCTGACCCTGCTCTTCCGTTTCATGCCTGAGCTGATCGAGGACGGCCACGTCTTCCTGGCGCAGCCGCCGCTGTACAAGTTGAAGTGGGCGAAGGGCGAGCCTGGCTTTGCCTATTCTGATCGTGAGCGCGATGAGCAGCTCGCTGAGGGCCTTGCCGCTGGCCGCAAGATCAACAAGGACGACGGTATCCAGCGCTACAAGGGTCTGGGTGAGATGAACGCCAAGGAGCTGTGGGAAACCACGATGGATCCGACGGTGCGCACGCTTCGCCGCGTGAACCTGGAGGACGCCGCCGCCGCCGACGAGCTGTTTAGCATTCTGATGGGCGATGACGTGGTGGCTCGTCGCAGCTTCATCACCCGTAATGCGCGCGACGTTCGCTTCCTCGACATTTAA
- a CDS encoding DUF6918 family protein, whose translation MSEFTDLLNKREAVASDLATFINEAISRQSGITGIALKGAVSAAKKAKPGIVEKGSNALLPELVDALEPHWLQYKANLGESFGDYLSAHKSDVTNSLLEVADRNAKNIDVPGLDKAYKSLRGKAEKILGPELQGLGNLLESHVEEH comes from the coding sequence ATGTCTGAATTCACCGATCTTTTGAACAAGCGCGAAGCCGTGGCATCCGACCTCGCCACCTTCATCAACGAGGCAATCTCCCGCCAGTCGGGCATCACCGGTATCGCACTCAAAGGCGCGGTGTCCGCCGCGAAAAAGGCCAAGCCCGGCATCGTAGAAAAAGGCTCTAACGCTCTCCTGCCAGAGCTTGTCGACGCCCTCGAACCCCATTGGCTCCAGTACAAAGCAAATCTCGGCGAATCATTCGGTGACTACCTCAGTGCACACAAAAGCGATGTCACCAATTCTCTACTCGAGGTAGCAGACCGAAACGCCAAGAACATTGACGTCCCTGGCTTGGATAAGGCCTACAAATCGCTGCGAGGCAAGGCAGAAAAGATCTTGGGCCCAGAACTCCAAGGCTTAGGCAATCTGCTCGAAAGCCACGTCGAAGAACACTAG
- a CDS encoding SDR family oxidoreductase: MVCNTIKEEEDSMHNYATALVNKASHLVPNPYRHRIRGHRVLITGAGSGIGRLMALECADRGASEVVVWDLSESSAQAVVEELKAAGARASYYVVDVTDQEAVEAAADETGEIDILINNAGIVSGEDFLDNPQENVDRTFAVNVRSLYLTTRAFLPGMIKRRRGTVVTIASAAGLTGVAKQTDYSPSKFAAVGFAESLRVEMKERGHRVNSLVVCPFYINTGMFEGAKSKAPWLLPVLEQEQVAVHVIDAIEAGRHQLVLPWTARVAYVGRLLPVRAYDAIAKLIGTSSSMDEFVGRKNPAPKS; this comes from the coding sequence GTGGTATGCAACACAATCAAAGAAGAAGAGGACTCAATGCACAACTACGCCACCGCCCTAGTGAACAAGGCCAGCCACTTAGTGCCCAACCCCTACCGACACCGGATTCGTGGTCACCGCGTGCTCATCACCGGAGCGGGATCGGGAATCGGCCGGCTCATGGCTCTGGAATGCGCCGATCGTGGCGCTTCTGAGGTAGTGGTGTGGGATCTTTCCGAATCGAGTGCTCAAGCCGTGGTGGAAGAACTCAAGGCAGCAGGCGCGCGAGCCAGCTACTACGTGGTGGATGTGACAGATCAAGAAGCTGTGGAGGCGGCGGCCGATGAGACAGGAGAAATTGACATCCTCATCAACAACGCCGGGATCGTCTCTGGCGAAGATTTCCTGGATAACCCCCAAGAAAACGTCGACCGCACCTTCGCGGTCAATGTACGGTCTCTCTATCTGACCACCCGCGCGTTCTTGCCCGGAATGATCAAGCGGCGCCGTGGCACGGTGGTCACCATCGCGTCTGCCGCAGGACTCACCGGCGTGGCAAAGCAGACCGACTATTCTCCCTCCAAGTTTGCTGCCGTTGGCTTCGCGGAATCACTGCGAGTGGAAATGAAAGAACGGGGACACCGCGTGAACTCGTTGGTGGTCTGCCCCTTCTACATCAACACGGGCATGTTTGAGGGAGCAAAGTCCAAGGCCCCCTGGTTGCTGCCCGTGCTGGAGCAAGAGCAGGTAGCCGTCCACGTCATCGACGCGATTGAAGCAGGGCGCCATCAATTGGTGCTGCCCTGGACCGCCCGAGTCGCCTACGTGGGGCGCCTGCTCCCAGTGCGCGCTTATGACGCCATTGCCAAATTGATTGGCACTTCGAGCTCCATGGATGAATTCGTAGGACGCAAGAATCCTGCGCCGAAGAGCTAG
- a CDS encoding CopG family transcriptional regulator, which translates to MAMTLRLSEDEDRALTLLAQTQGTSKQEAAKRAILAQASRQLFDAHVAELAAIHIPEVRAMRSRLRSVRRP; encoded by the coding sequence ATGGCCATGACGCTCAGACTCAGCGAGGACGAAGACCGCGCCCTCACACTCCTCGCCCAAACTCAAGGCACCAGCAAACAAGAGGCAGCGAAGCGCGCAATTTTGGCTCAGGCTTCGAGGCAGCTTTTCGACGCCCACGTGGCCGAACTTGCCGCCATCCACATCCCCGAAGTGCGTGCCATGCGCAGCCGCCTTCGTAGTGTGCGTAGACCATGA
- a CDS encoding Abi family protein, translated as MESKSRLETMLGAARFETYYLAAGEDLEKAVDLYRWNTRMAGALHSHLSYFEVLMRNAMNLALQDWNETITGSRNWCLEHQSADLLYSMLKRPMMQARRHAMKESRRRHRLHPRKNHPLTHDDVVAQLTLGNWSNLLGEALPDLRPKAKVLWADCLHNAFPNIDHHDESRVDLGRRVERLTRLRNRVSHQENLLGTNFRGRLNDTLSVLKAIDNSYPQWALVGSQVRQIAREDPRKH; from the coding sequence ATGGAATCCAAAAGCAGGTTGGAAACGATGCTCGGGGCTGCTCGATTCGAGACTTACTATTTGGCGGCTGGTGAAGATTTGGAAAAAGCGGTGGACCTGTATCGATGGAATACCCGGATGGCTGGAGCCCTGCATTCCCATTTGTCCTATTTCGAGGTACTCATGCGCAATGCCATGAATCTGGCACTTCAAGATTGGAACGAAACGATAACCGGGAGCAGGAATTGGTGCCTCGAACACCAATCAGCGGATCTTTTGTACTCAATGTTGAAGCGTCCAATGATGCAAGCTCGACGGCATGCTATGAAGGAATCACGACGAAGGCATCGTCTTCACCCCCGCAAGAATCACCCACTGACCCATGATGATGTTGTAGCGCAACTCACTTTAGGAAATTGGTCGAATTTGCTTGGGGAGGCACTTCCGGATCTCCGCCCAAAAGCCAAAGTTCTTTGGGCGGACTGCCTACACAACGCGTTTCCGAATATCGATCACCACGATGAATCGCGCGTGGATTTGGGGAGAAGGGTTGAACGACTCACCCGACTACGCAACCGGGTTTCGCACCAAGAAAATCTTTTAGGCACCAACTTCCGTGGCCGCCTGAATGACACGCTTTCAGTGCTCAAAGCTATTGATAATAGTTATCCGCAGTGGGCTCTTGTTGGAAGCCAAGTCCGCCAGATCGCTCGAGAAGATCCCCGAAAGCATTAA